One Elaeis guineensis isolate ETL-2024a chromosome 10, EG11, whole genome shotgun sequence genomic window carries:
- the LOC105052165 gene encoding mannose-specific lectin 3-like, with product MAILPSIPTVSLLVILSSILILLTSPSTANEGNVLGTGDVLTTDSQLSYLDNSFVMQGDCNLVLYNYKGNGFQSNTHGEGVNCTLTLNDHGQFIIKSADGSTVWTTPPGPKKGNYSAVLRPDGEVVIYGPTVWSTPNFAFTTTGAFSSEMMNIPMVNNVLFSSQILYDNSKLATRDYTFIMKDDCNLALIKAAQGVIWETGTKGKGRHCFLRLDHRGQLGVEDDHYQTVWASKPISRDGDYVLILQINGQAVVYGPAVWSTSSG from the coding sequence ATGGCCATCCTACCCTCAATCCCCACTGTCTCCCTTCTTGTCATCCTCTCATCAATCCTCATCCTTCTCACATCCCCATCCACAGCGAACGAAGGCAATGTCCTGGGAACCGGTGATGTTCTCACCACCGACAGCCAGCTTTCCTACCTCGACAATAGCTTCGTCATGCAAGGTGATTGCAACCTCGTCTTATATAATTATAAGGGCAATGGCTTCCAATCCAACACCCATGGAGAGGGTGTTAACTGCACCCTGACGCTCAATGACCACGGCCAGTTCATCATCAAGAGCGCCGATGGTTCCACTGTGTGGACCACGCCACCTGGTCCCAAGAAAGGCAACTACTCTGCCGTCCTCCGTCCTGATGGTGAGGTAGTCATCTACGGTCCCACAGTCTGGTCTACCCCCAACTTTGCATTCACCACCACCGGAGCTTTTTCTTCTGAGATGATGAACATTCCCATGGTGAACAACGTCCTGTTCTCGTCGCAGATTCTCTACGACAACTCTAAGCTCGCAACCAGGGACTATACGTTTATCATGAAGGATGACTGCAATCTGGCCCTCATAAAAGCCGCACAAGGTGTCATCTGGGAGACGGGCACGAAGGGCAAAGGCCGGCATTGCTTCCTTAGGCTCGACCACCGAGGGCAGCTGGGCGTCGAGGATGACCACTATCAAACCGTGTGGGCCAGCAAGCCTATATCCAGGGATGGAGATTATGTCCTTATACTCCAGATCAACGGACAGGCGGTCGTCTATGGACCCGCAGTCTGGTCGACGTCCTCCGGCTGA